In Luteitalea sp. TBR-22, one genomic interval encodes:
- a CDS encoding DUF1501 domain-containing protein, translated as MNELKAVTRRHFFRQATGFGIGGAALASLMQEQLFAQAARQVAPAVAPKAKQVIFLFMAGAPSQLDLFDNKPALRKYDGQEIPAEIVKGERFAFIKGTPRLLGSPYEFRRHGQSGQEISDLLPHLGTIADDIAIVKSMSTTQFNHAPAQIFMNTGHQVIGRPSMGSWLSYGLGSDSKDLPAFVVLISGENNPDGGKSCWGSGFLPTTHQGVEFRSGADPVLFVSNPAGVDAQLRRASLDALKDLNGMRQASVGDPEIETRINAYELAYRMQTSVPELTDISDEPQAVHDLYGTQPGQTSFANNCLLARRLVERGVRFVQLYHRGWDTHGASFGDDVIEKLPHMCRQTDQAAAALVKDLKQRGLLDTTLVVWGGEFGRTPMNEARNGSKFLGRDHHPRAFTMWMAGGGIKPGITYGETDELGYNITKDPVEVHDLHATMLHLLGIDHEKLTYKFQGRDFRLTDVHGKVVKGLLA; from the coding sequence ATGAACGAACTGAAGGCAGTCACACGACGCCACTTCTTCCGCCAGGCAACCGGGTTCGGCATCGGCGGGGCGGCGCTCGCCTCGCTCATGCAGGAGCAGTTGTTCGCGCAGGCGGCGCGGCAGGTGGCTCCGGCCGTCGCCCCGAAGGCCAAGCAGGTGATCTTCCTGTTCATGGCCGGCGCGCCGTCGCAGCTCGACCTGTTCGACAACAAGCCGGCCCTGCGCAAGTACGACGGGCAGGAGATTCCGGCCGAGATCGTCAAGGGCGAGCGGTTCGCGTTCATCAAGGGCACGCCCCGCCTCCTCGGCTCGCCGTACGAATTCAGGCGCCACGGCCAGTCGGGCCAGGAGATCTCGGACCTGCTGCCGCACCTCGGCACCATCGCGGACGACATCGCCATCGTCAAGTCGATGTCGACGACGCAGTTCAACCACGCACCGGCGCAGATCTTCATGAACACGGGCCACCAGGTGATCGGGCGCCCGAGCATGGGGTCGTGGCTGTCGTACGGGCTGGGCTCGGACTCGAAGGACCTGCCCGCCTTCGTCGTGCTGATCTCCGGCGAGAACAACCCGGACGGGGGCAAGTCGTGCTGGGGGTCGGGCTTCCTCCCGACCACGCACCAGGGCGTGGAGTTCCGCAGCGGGGCCGATCCCGTGCTGTTCGTCTCCAATCCCGCGGGCGTCGACGCGCAGTTGCGTCGTGCGTCGCTCGACGCACTCAAGGACCTGAACGGCATGCGGCAGGCCAGCGTCGGCGATCCGGAGATCGAGACGCGCATCAACGCGTACGAGCTCGCCTACCGGATGCAGACCAGCGTCCCCGAGCTGACCGACATCAGCGACGAGCCGCAGGCGGTGCACGACCTCTACGGCACGCAGCCGGGGCAGACCTCGTTTGCCAACAACTGCCTGCTGGCCCGCCGGCTGGTGGAGCGCGGCGTCCGCTTCGTGCAGCTGTATCACCGCGGCTGGGATACCCACGGCGCCAGCTTCGGCGACGACGTGATCGAGAAGCTGCCGCACATGTGCCGCCAGACCGACCAGGCGGCCGCGGCGCTCGTAAAGGACCTGAAGCAGCGCGGACTGCTCGACACGACGCTCGTGGTGTGGGGCGGCGAGTTCGGCCGCACGCCGATGAACGAGGCCCGCAACGGCTCGAAGTTCCTCGGCCGCGACCACCACCCGCGCGCCTTCACGATGTGGATGGCCGGCGGCGGCATCAAGCCAGGCATCACCTACGGCGAGACCGACGAGCTCGGGTACAACATCACGAAGGATCCCGTCGAGGTACACGACCTGCACGCGACGATGCTGCATCTGCTCGGCATCGACCACGAGAAGCTGACG